A window of the Aeromicrobium phoceense genome harbors these coding sequences:
- a CDS encoding acyl-CoA dehydrogenase family protein, translating into MEFSFSREQEDLRSSVKDFLSRRSGSEARNKLLKSGYEFDRELWTTMARQLGLQGLALPESVDGSGAGFIETSIVLEELGRDSYAGPYFSTIAASWVLEQGGDEAAESLRGIADGSRVFTLAIADESGTWSAPGHATKAFEVGDDYRLTGLKVNVTDADAADEFVVIASLPEGPAWFRVAADAPGVTVDLRESLDLTRPIGRLVLRDVKADLVVGPQTAGQVLAEVNDKAAAALAAEMVGGAKAALDQSVSWSLERTQFGRPIGSFQAIKHMCADALVEVETARLLAEYAAWAIQEGAPDASVVASMAKQAASDAFSLAAGNNIQIHGGIGFTWEHSAHLYFRRAKASSALFGTPHRHRARIADLLAV; encoded by the coding sequence ATGGAGTTCTCCTTCAGCAGGGAGCAAGAAGACCTTCGCAGCTCGGTGAAAGACTTCCTCTCCCGCCGCTCAGGGAGCGAGGCCCGCAACAAGCTCCTGAAGTCCGGCTACGAGTTCGACCGCGAGCTGTGGACGACCATGGCCCGGCAGCTGGGTCTGCAGGGCCTGGCCCTGCCGGAGTCGGTCGACGGCAGCGGCGCCGGCTTCATCGAGACGTCGATCGTCCTCGAGGAGCTGGGCCGGGACTCGTACGCCGGCCCCTACTTCTCCACGATCGCCGCGAGCTGGGTGCTGGAGCAGGGTGGCGACGAGGCCGCGGAGTCCCTGCGGGGCATCGCCGACGGCTCGCGCGTCTTCACCCTCGCCATCGCCGACGAGAGCGGCACGTGGTCCGCACCAGGACACGCCACGAAGGCGTTCGAGGTCGGCGACGACTACCGGCTCACGGGCCTGAAGGTCAACGTCACCGACGCGGACGCCGCCGACGAGTTCGTCGTCATCGCCTCGCTGCCCGAGGGCCCGGCGTGGTTCCGGGTCGCCGCCGACGCACCCGGTGTCACGGTCGACCTGCGCGAGAGCCTCGACCTCACCCGCCCCATCGGCCGGCTCGTGCTGCGCGACGTGAAGGCCGACCTCGTGGTGGGCCCGCAGACCGCGGGACAAGTCCTGGCCGAGGTCAACGACAAGGCCGCCGCCGCGCTCGCGGCCGAGATGGTCGGCGGCGCGAAGGCCGCGCTCGACCAGTCGGTGTCGTGGAGCCTGGAGCGGACGCAGTTCGGCCGGCCGATCGGCTCCTTCCAGGCCATCAAGCACATGTGCGCCGACGCACTCGTCGAGGTCGAGACGGCTCGCCTCCTGGCCGAGTACGCCGCCTGGGCCATCCAGGAGGGCGCTCCGGACGCCAGCGTCGTGGCCTCCATGGCCAAGCAGGCCGCGTCCGACGCGTTCAGCCTGGCCGCGGGCAACAACATCCAGATCCACGGCGGCATCGGCTTCACCTGGGAGCACTCGGCTCATCTGTACTTCCGCCGCGCCAAGGCGTCGTCGGCGCTGTTCGGCACGCCGCACCGCCACCGCGCCCGCATCGCCGACCTCCTCGCCGTCTGA
- a CDS encoding enoyl-CoA hydratase-related protein, with protein MGVEKTEDPVIIERGDGVARLTLNRPDRLNAMSDAMLDLFVELVADVTADEDVRVIVLTGAGRGFCVGGDLDAFSESGDAEPVTRGASIEKLHRHMRASELLRSSHAVSVAAVNGACAGAGLSLAAACDLRVSSSAAVFRSAFVDAALSGDFGGTWLLTRLIGESRAKQMAFLNEKVTPETAREWGLVSAVHAPEVFEDEVSALASTLSRKAPRALAGLKQNFIDAANLTFAEASAIEAQRHVDCSRTTDLVEAANAFLERREPHFTGS; from the coding sequence GTGGGAGTCGAAAAGACTGAGGATCCGGTCATTATCGAGCGCGGAGACGGCGTCGCCCGGTTGACGCTGAATCGTCCCGATCGGCTCAATGCGATGAGCGACGCGATGCTCGATCTGTTCGTCGAGCTGGTTGCGGACGTCACCGCCGACGAGGATGTTCGGGTCATCGTGCTGACCGGCGCCGGCCGCGGGTTCTGCGTCGGGGGAGACCTCGACGCCTTCAGCGAGTCCGGTGACGCCGAGCCCGTCACGCGGGGCGCCTCGATCGAGAAGCTGCACCGCCACATGCGCGCCTCGGAGCTGCTGAGGTCGTCGCACGCGGTGTCCGTCGCCGCGGTGAACGGTGCCTGCGCGGGCGCCGGGCTGTCCCTGGCCGCCGCCTGCGACCTCCGCGTCAGCTCCTCGGCCGCAGTCTTCCGCTCGGCCTTCGTCGACGCGGCCCTGTCGGGCGACTTCGGCGGGACCTGGCTGCTCACGCGGCTGATCGGCGAGTCCCGCGCCAAGCAGATGGCCTTCCTCAACGAGAAGGTCACGCCCGAGACCGCACGGGAGTGGGGCCTGGTGTCCGCGGTGCACGCCCCGGAGGTCTTCGAGGACGAGGTGAGCGCCCTCGCGTCCACCCTGTCGAGGAAGGCGCCACGCGCCCTGGCCGGACTCAAGCAGAACTTCATCGACGCGGCGAACCTGACGTTCGCCGAGGCGAGCGCGATCGAGGCCCAGCGGCACGTCGACTGCTCGCGCACCACCGATCTGGTCGAGGCCGCGAACGCGTTCCTCGAGCGCCGGGAACCCCACTTCACCGGCTCCTGA
- a CDS encoding VOC family protein, whose product MIRLRQVCIASPQITDADELAEIFGVNVAYRDPLIIEFGLENALLGFGGTFVEFIAPLKDGTTATRFLAKHPGGGGYMVIHDTDEYEKIRERIDAQGVRVAFESTPELRGAENNQADYGYDSFRHVQLDPRSVGGTLMEFNQTDGNEDYFGAYAPAGTRWQELVQGDDLPKIVAAECTSTDPDAMATTWATLMDKPVENEDGHAVINLDGGAVDRFVAGAANAFTRVFIEASDPEQVLERARAAGHEVAESEFEFCGVRFVIVPRAGTPAR is encoded by the coding sequence ATGATTCGACTGCGGCAAGTGTGCATCGCCTCTCCCCAGATCACGGACGCCGACGAGCTCGCCGAGATCTTCGGCGTCAACGTCGCCTACCGCGACCCACTGATCATCGAGTTCGGTCTGGAGAACGCGCTCCTGGGCTTCGGCGGGACCTTCGTCGAGTTCATCGCGCCGTTGAAGGACGGCACCACGGCGACCCGCTTCCTGGCGAAGCACCCCGGCGGCGGCGGGTACATGGTCATCCACGACACGGACGAGTACGAGAAGATCCGCGAACGGATCGACGCGCAGGGCGTCCGGGTCGCCTTCGAGAGCACCCCCGAGCTGCGTGGCGCCGAGAACAACCAGGCCGACTACGGCTACGACTCGTTCCGGCACGTGCAGCTCGATCCTCGCTCCGTCGGCGGAACCCTGATGGAGTTCAACCAGACGGACGGCAACGAGGACTACTTCGGTGCCTACGCCCCGGCCGGGACCCGCTGGCAGGAGCTGGTGCAGGGCGACGACCTGCCCAAGATCGTCGCGGCGGAGTGCACCAGCACCGATCCCGACGCGATGGCCACGACGTGGGCGACCCTCATGGACAAGCCGGTCGAGAACGAGGACGGCCATGCGGTCATCAACCTCGACGGTGGGGCGGTCGACCGCTTCGTCGCCGGGGCGGCCAACGCCTTCACCCGGGTGTTCATCGAGGCGTCGGACCCGGAGCAGGTCCTCGAGCGTGCGCGCGCCGCCGGCCACGAGGTCGCGGAATCGGAGTTCGAGTTCTGCGGCGTCCGGTTCGTCATCGTGCCGCGCGCCGGCACACCCGCCCGATGA
- a CDS encoding acyl-CoA dehydrogenase family protein: MNPTFSPDVQAFQKEFAIVLRDLVPTDWAGAGTLPREEYDPFAERIRKELYERGYIGISWPKEYGGRGLSAEYQVAITEELTRHKLPQAAMSDVFSIQMFGSTLLAFGTEEQKQKFLPRILSGEDKWCQGYSEPQSGSDLASAATNAVLEDGQWRINGQKIWTSTAHLADWIFVLVRTDSEAAKHRGLTLLACPMDQAGVEVRQIKQISGEADFNEVFFTDAVTSAENTIGPVNDGWRVATALLEHERGGAAAVLAIRFAEELDRLEELAREHGRNHEEGIRQRIAWCRARVLAMRLMGYRALTRSLSGQGIGPEGAMNKFFWSEYHRVLTELSMDILGENVLTLEGRRPAIPDGPDAPGAPTDSAGWITGFLNAKASTIFAGTSQVQRNLLSEKILGMPREPKVETNRSR; this comes from the coding sequence ATGAACCCCACTTTCTCCCCTGACGTCCAGGCGTTCCAGAAGGAATTCGCCATCGTGCTGCGCGATCTCGTGCCGACCGACTGGGCCGGCGCCGGGACCCTGCCGCGCGAGGAGTACGATCCCTTCGCCGAGCGCATCCGCAAGGAGCTGTACGAGCGCGGCTACATCGGCATCTCGTGGCCGAAGGAGTACGGCGGCCGCGGGCTGAGCGCCGAGTACCAAGTGGCCATCACCGAGGAGCTCACGCGCCACAAGCTCCCCCAAGCCGCCATGAGCGACGTCTTCAGCATCCAGATGTTCGGCAGCACCCTGCTCGCCTTCGGCACCGAGGAGCAGAAGCAGAAGTTCCTGCCGCGCATCCTCAGTGGCGAGGACAAGTGGTGCCAGGGCTACTCCGAGCCGCAGTCGGGCTCCGACCTCGCGAGTGCCGCCACGAACGCCGTCCTCGAGGACGGTCAGTGGCGCATCAACGGACAGAAGATCTGGACGTCGACCGCGCACCTGGCCGACTGGATCTTCGTCCTCGTCCGCACCGACTCCGAGGCCGCCAAGCACCGCGGGCTCACGCTGCTCGCGTGCCCCATGGACCAGGCCGGTGTCGAGGTCCGCCAGATCAAGCAGATCTCGGGCGAGGCCGACTTCAACGAGGTCTTCTTCACCGACGCCGTCACCTCGGCCGAGAACACGATCGGCCCGGTCAACGACGGCTGGCGCGTGGCCACGGCACTGCTCGAGCACGAGCGCGGTGGCGCTGCTGCGGTGCTGGCCATCCGCTTCGCCGAGGAGCTCGACCGCCTGGAGGAGCTGGCCCGCGAGCACGGCCGCAACCACGAGGAGGGCATCCGCCAACGCATCGCGTGGTGCCGGGCGCGCGTTCTCGCGATGCGACTCATGGGCTACCGGGCGCTGACCCGGTCGCTGTCCGGTCAGGGCATCGGCCCCGAAGGCGCCATGAACAAGTTCTTCTGGTCCGAGTACCACCGGGTCCTGACCGAGCTGTCCATGGACATCCTCGGCGAGAACGTCCTGACGCTGGAGGGACGCCGTCCCGCCATCCCCGACGGCCCGGACGCCCCGGGGGCACCGACCGACAGCGCGGGCTGGATCACCGGCTTCCTCAACGCCAAGGCGAGCACGATCTTCGCCGGGACATCCCAGGTCCAGCGCAACCTGCTGTCCGAGAAGATCCTGGGCATGCCGCGCGAGCCCAAGGTGGAGACCAACCGGAGCCGCTGA